Part of the Sorghum bicolor cultivar BTx623 chromosome 1, Sorghum_bicolor_NCBIv3, whole genome shotgun sequence genome, TGTTGGGTTGGGTCAGACTGGGCCCGTGCCGTCCTTTGTCACGCGAGAGGTGTGTATTGTGTAGGGCTGTGCGATTTGTGGTGCCGGGCCCGTCTATGCTTTGGGGTTTACACTGGGAAACCGGACCTCGTGCGCCTCTATCGCGTGCGGAACTGCCACAAAGCTTGTTGGGCCTGTTAGTGTCGTGAAAAGGCCACAAAACTGATCTTATAGCAACTCcggaatatatatcttgataaaAAAAACTCCTCTAACAGTCTTTTTAATTGGATCTCTAAGTCTTTTTAATTGGATCTAAAAATATAGATATTTTTTATTCTGAATTTCCCGCTAACCAAAGATGAAGAGCGAGAATGACTCTCTAGATTATGTATAAGATATTAAAAAGTTGTTGCAGGGTACCAAGGTATAGAAAACGGGTTTTACTCAAATCACCTTTCGGATGATAATTTAGAGAGTAAATTTTAGAGAAACTCGAGTCTTGAAGATGATCTTTAGGTAGCGGTTACGGTTCTTGTTACAAACCTTTTCACTCAGATTAAGTCATTGACTCATCACATTTGTTTGTATTTTTAGGTAACTATTGTTAAGATCATCTATACATTTTTAATGACTTCATGAATTTCGCTTAGTCTTTTATAGTGCTTATTCTCCCCTATATAACATAAGATTGCATGTATGCATACGTGAGCATTGTATCTAGACTGCATTTTGCATCAATGATAGAATTCCAGCAACATCTATTCTGGcaatggaaaaaaaaaacaaagcaaTTTATATTTTGTAACCAAACTAGCAATTTTGCTATTTGGGGCACCTGTTTCTTGTGCATGCCCAGCAACACTAGTCAACATGAAATTGAGAATGATAGTACATCATTTTAAGATTCACCCAGAACTAGTTTGGTACAGCCCTTCAGATTCCTCCCGTCAGAACTAAAAATCAAAGGAAAAAAAGAGACAAATAACAACAAGAGAATGGTGTATATATCCCAGAAAGTGTGCACTGCCCTGGTTGTGGCCAGGGAAATCCCTTAAATAGAACATGTCATATTCTTGTAAGTCAGCAGTCCATTGAACTTTCTGGCTACTGAAACCTGAAAGTCATTTCATCACGCTTCAGCAAACTTGGACAGATAATTTTCCTTTAAAAACAGATGAAGACACTAGGCATAAATCACATGATCTTTAGCTTAGATATTGACATGCCGCTTGTGAATTTTAGCCTTCTCAGCATCAATGATAGACTCCACTTGTTTAACAGCCTCCTCAAGTTTCCCTTCAGCGTTTACAACCACATAGTCGAAATTCTTCATGCGTTTCACCTCCTCCCTGGCTGTTGCAACTCTGACAAGAAGCATATCTGATGTTTCTGTTTTACGGTGGATTAGCCTTTTAACAAGTGCCTCTTCACTCTCAGCaactaaaaatatgaaaactgcAGATTCACCAAGTATCTGTCTTAGAGTTGCTGCTCCTTGAATGTCCACTCTCAGAACAATGTCACAGCCTTTAGCCATGTAGTCACGAATCTAGATGACAAAAGGAACATGTATGAGAACTTTACGTAGGTAGACCACTTCTTCAGTTTTCGCACAAACAATTTTCATTTCATTTCTAGGGAGACCTATGAAATTAATGCCAATACATGTTAGCAGATTCTTTCAATCAAGTCGATGTAACTGAAACTGAGTAAACGACACAGCAGTACAGAATGCTAGAGACAGTGAAACTAGAAAGCCAGTAAGCAAAATTTTTGCAGAAATCCATAGAACTAAAGCAATACTCTATAAGACGTTGAGATTTTTCAACCTTCAATCAAGCACTATACATCAAGTTCAGGTGATCAGTTTATAGTAGGCAAAAATCAAACAGCAGATTAAAACACATTGCACATGTACTAGTCCCTACTCCCTGGCATGCTCAAGTCATGGTTAAAGGCTGACATATGTAGCAAATATGTATTTCCTGCTGTACCCCACATATGTAGCAAATATGGCAGCTGACATTTGCAAATATATGCTAATGTAGTGACATTTGTGACCTAGTACATGGTTTGAACTTTGAACTGCTCTGCTTCGCATATAAAGTGGAGTGTGCCCTTTTCTTTGCTTTTTATGGGATGAGCTTGGGTAAGCCATAAGAATATTTTAATCTAGACAGCTCTGAAATATACTGTAAGTATCCCTGTATATAAAGCACTAAGCAAACCTAGCAAGTAGCAACGCATCAAGCAGATAATGGAACAAGTTTTACCAGGCATTTTTTGCGAACTTTAATTATTGTGTGATATAAGTTGCATTTTTTACCAGGCACTAGGTCAACTGTACAAATTCGTGTGCATTTAATTTTGGGACAAAAGAATTGATAGCGATATGATGGTTTCTCCACTGAATTTCTAACTTTTATGGTTATTTACATCACTTAGGTCTGCAGTGCCATTGGCAAAATTCCAGCCAGAGCACTCATACTCACAAGGTCATAACACATTTTTCCGCGATGATACAGAAGATAGAGTTGTTCGTACTGAATAGTCATAACATCATAAGTGCATAAGTAAACCATTGTTAGTGCATATGGTAATCGTAAACCATTAGGTACTGCTTTTCCTAAATCTTAAGTATGCACACCAATCTGCAGGCAAGAAACCGTTCCGATGCAAACATAGTAATGATAATCACGCTAGAAtacctgctgtttggggatcCCCTTGTACTCCCCATAAACAAGCGCATACTCAAGCAACTCATCCCTCTCAATCATCGTCAGGAATTCCTCCTTACTGACAAAGTAATAGTCTTTCCCGTCAACTTCACCTGGCCTCATGGCCCTGCTCGTTGCAGTGACAACGAAATGGATCCCTTCCCTCTCCTCCTGCAGCCTCTGCAGAACAGAACAACCCACACCCGACACTGTGAGCCAAACAGAAACCAACGCCCCGCAGCAAAGATAAGTTGGGTTAGGGATCGCCAATGAGGTGTCACCTTGATGACGGCGTCCTTGCCGACACCGCTGGGCCCGCTGATGACGAGGATcatcggctgcggcggcggcgccagcgGCTCGGAGCTGAACGTGGTGCCCAGCGCCGCCTCCAGCCCCCGGAACAGCTGGTCCTGCAGTGCAGGGCCACAGCAGGACACAAGGCGCTTAGGCGGTCCAAGGGGCAAAACTGTCAAGAAGCTAAGCATGTGACCCAAATACCTTATCAGCGCCGGGatgaggaggaggcggcggcggcggcggtggacgGTGCGAGGAGTGCTGCCACCCGGCGGAGGAGGAAGACATGAGGCGGCGGGGCGCCGGAGGGGTGGTGCGGGCGGCGCAAGGAGGAAGGGGCCGGCCCCGTACGAGCGAGGGGGCGCGGGCGAGGGCGCAGGAGAACCTTCGCGCGAGAAGCATCGAGAAGGTCCCGGGACAAGAGGGTGGAGTGGTGGAGGGGCGGAGGCCGGAGCCCGGACTTCTCCCCCCGGAGGGTGTGGGGATTGGAGTAGGAAAGGAAAGGATGGCCGGTGGCGAAGGCCAACTGCCCAATGGGGGTTTGTGGGGGGTTTTGAGGGCGTCTGCCGCGAAATTGGCGTATTCCAGGGATAAACGAGCTGAACCTGaacattttttttgtatttgttTCTAAAAAACGGTTttgtattttttaaaataatttgaATGTGGCTTTGCGCCTTTGCGTGTTCTCAAGAACAAGGACGAATATTAGCATGCGAGATACGAATCATATATCTCCTTGTCTAGGCAGCAATGTCTAAAGGCGTCTAACTATAAACTATCCAAGGCAATTTTGTTTTCTTCatattttaattatttttttaatataaccCTATAAGTATGAATTCGTTATATTTAGAAACCGTTTGATCATAAACTGAGCTTAATTTTTTACAAATGTCTTAATACTTAAAGTACAAGTTGTAGTATCTGAACTTGAGTTCAAACTCATAACACACACCACACTCACGCACGCAAATATGTTGAACACAAGCTAAGCTTATTACACCTATACCTAAAGACACACATGCGGCTGAAAAGGTACTTGAATATCATCAAACTCCAAGCGTGAGCGTGATAGGCACGACAACTTGACTATTATGGAACATCAGTGCTTGAGGCtaccaagaaaaaaaaaggggaaaaaCCCGATACAATGCTTCGAGCGAGACTCGAACCAAGGCCATGGAGGCTCCACTGAGCAACTCCCACCACTAAGCCATCAGCTCATTCGCAAAACTAAAATCAAGTGGTTAAATCTTTTACGGTAGAATGTACAATTTGAGATTTGTGACACGAAGTAATAACACAATTGTTTCTATTTGTTAGCTATTTCCAATGATATGTAAAATACCTTGGACACAAAGGCAATCTGTCAGCTGCATCTCTCGAGGGAGAGGGCAAATgtgtactctctctctctcttcctttTTATTTGCCACTACGGTTTTTACGTTGGTCAAATTTTCTTAAATTTTGGctaagtttatagaaaatattatcAACACTTGTATAAATTTGATAATTATGGTTATTCTTGGTGAAGACTTTCTTAAGCTTGTTTGACAGTCTtacacttcaccaagaagacTAAAGGAGAAAACCACCGAGCTGATAGAAGAAGCCTAAAGTCTTCTCATTAGATATGGTTTGAGTTTAGAGGGCCTCCCGCCCTCTGGCTTGGTGGAGAAGAAGATGAAGAAAGGGTAATGAGCTTCACCAACAAGCCCTCTAGTCCAACCTAAACCCTACGCTCGGGCTCCATAGAAAGCTAAGCCTAGAAATCATCTACAATCTCATCTTGTTAGATGTGTTCTAGAgccctttagcaacatgacaaCATCTAGGAACAAGCCTCCTAGAAAGACTCGATGCGATCCTCTCTCAGCAAATTCAGAAAAGGGCAGTGCTTTTGCCAACCTCCCTCTCTCTGTTGGAAAAGCATATGTTCTTGCTGCGTTGCTCTCCGGCCTTGATTATGTGTGAAGCAAGAATCGTCCATTTCTGTAAGAATCAGATACATGGAAGCATCAAGCAACATTATTAAGATGATATGCCCTCTGCTGAAGGAAATACATTATAAAAACGAATAGGCGCTGGCTTCTGAATTACATGTTCATGCTCTGAAAGAGATTCTTGGAATATCTAACTGTAAATATTTGGGGATTTGATTACTGTTACATACGAATACATACCATGGGAGAGCAACAAATCAATAAGACtttctttattttcctttttgatGTCTGAAATCACAATGCACAAACTTATTCTCACAACATCTACTGCTAAAATTGTGGACTAACTAAAACGAATCAACTATTCCCAGAAGAAAGAGCAACCCAAACAATGAATACTCAAGGGGACTACACACACATCACCCCAAAATCCTAGCAATTGTTAGTATACCCTCCAAGTTTCCACAAGCTGACGTAAGTACGAGATGTACACTATCAAGAACTAACGGTCACGACGATAGGGACAAGAGATCCTCAAACACCGTTCGGATCTCCGGCCTCTCCGATGCGGACCGGATACACCGGATCGCTATGCGCAGCATGCCATCCAGCGCATTCGGGGTGCCTTCCGAGCTCTCAACATCCGTGATGTGCCGGTCATAGCACTCTGAGACACGCTCCTCCAGAGCCAGCATCCTCACCCAGTCGGTCAGGTCGACCACGCCGTCATTCATGCAGATGATCTCACCAGCAATCTTCCCTGTCAGCAACTCCAGCAGAATGACACCAAAGGCGTACACGTCGCTCTTCAGAGATGGGCATGGCTTGCTGGTGCTTGAAAACTCGGGTGGAGAATATCCTAGGGCGCCAGCGTTTAAGACCTGCTCAGCCATGCCGATTGGAGTCATCAGCCTGTGAAGGCTGTAGTCAGTTACCAGAGCAGATGGAGTGGGGTTCTGAATCAGGACGTTAGACGACTTGATGTTGCCATGTGGAATCACCCGCTCATTGTGCAGGTAATCTATACAGCGGGCAATATCTATCGCAATATTCAGCCGCTGTCCAACTGATAGGGGTGGGAGATTCCGCTCATCAAATTCTAGAAAGAAGAAATATGCATCAGAAAACGTCCATATTGAGCATGAAACAGAAATTGCTGAGAGTAAACGAGTGAAGGAAAGGAACCATCTTACCAGACAAGTAGGTAGACAGAGATGTGGCATCTACATAGTCTGATATCATGATCCTCTCATGCTCTTTGGGCCCCCAGTAGTAGCCACGCAAGGGGACAATATTGGAATGTTTTACACTACCAAGCTTCTTTATTTCACGGGAAAATTCTTTCTTACTCTTAGCAAAGCCCTCCTTCAGCCACTTCACTGTCAGCATGTACCCATTGTCAAGTGTAGCCTTGTAGGATGTCCCATGGCAGCTCCTGCCAATTATCTCAGCAGGGGCACGAGAGAGCTCTTCGGCCGTGAACACAACTGAATTGTCGAAAAGATGTAAATCCCCAACCAGTTTATCAGGAGAGTGCACTCTAAGGATAGAGTGATGATGCTGGGAGTGTGCATCAGGAGGCGACGATGACAAAGAAGGCATCAAAGACTTTGTGCTGTCTTTAAGGGCTGAGCTACCTGCTGGTTCATTGAAATAAGCAGCTTCAATTGACACATCTTGGGCTTCATGCTGTCTTTCCTTGCCAGGCAATGGAACAGCTCCATACTCTGCAGAAGGTGATGATCCTAATGTCACATCTTGCATTTCACTTGTTGAAGTTTCTGCACTTCTCTGACTCTGACCACTCTGTCCTTGAGTCACATGTTGTTTACCTTGGCCAGTACCTTTATCGCTACTCTTCCAGCTATTGATCTTCCAATGAACAAGCAAAAGCACAATAATCCCAGTAACAAATACAACAACACAGATAATCAATGCATATAGAATCCCACGCTTCAAGCCATGTCTGCCCTGATCAGATTTGTCAGAGCCATTTGGTGATTCGGAGCGAGGAAGAACAAGTAATTCATTCCCTGGATGGAAAGATGAATCTGGGAATTTTAACAAATTACTCGGAACAGAGCCAGACAGGTTGTTGTAGGAAACATTAAATTCGACCAGATCATCAGGGAGCCCATCAGGTATGCTACCATTGAAATTGTTGCTTGATAAGTcaatgaataacaaattcttaaGTTTGGTGATTGTTCTTGGGATTTGGCCAGTAAAGTTGTTCTGACGAAGGTTCAGCAATGTCAATGCACTCAAATCTCCAATGCCCATAGGCAGTGGACCATTCAAAAAATTGCTTGAAAGATCAACATATGAGAGGTTTGAAGTTTGCACAGGAAGAATGGACAAGTCTATAGAAGTCGAGTTCTTGGTATCAGAATTTCGAAGGGGGAGAGTCCCTGCAAAACTGTTGCCCGAAAGATTTAGAAAAGTCAGCTTAACTGCTGTAAACAGACTTCCAGGCAAAGGTCCATGCAGCTCATTAAGACTGAGGTCAACGGAAATCAGCTCTGGATAGGTTCCAAGGACAACTGGCAGTTCTCCTGATAGCAAGTTGTTGGAAATCCTCAAAGATGTCAGCCTCAGAAACTGGGTTGTCTCATTTGGCCAACTTCCTGTTAATCTGTTTGAGCTCAGATCAACCATCTGGAGATAATTTCCCCATGTTCGGGCAACTGATAAGTTACCGTACAACATGTTTCCACTCAGATCAACTACTGAACAGCTTCCAAACGTGATCGGTAAAGTTCCCTGAAGACTATTGTGTGACAGGTTTAAGTACTTCAAGTTTGTTGTTGTCACACGTCTAATTGGACCTGTGTAAGAAAAAAGAGGACACAGTAAATAGAGGAAACCAGAATTATGATTGTTAAATGCTATAGAATGTATAAATGATTGAATACATAGCATGCATGCCAGTGCCAAAGTTAGGCATTATAATTGAACAATCACTAACAGCAAATGTATCTTTGGAGTATAATGGCAATTAGTATACCAGTAGTCAGTAAACTAGAGTTAGAAACTTTCATGGTGACTTCAGAAGAAGGAAATGAGCAATTTAACTTCTTGTGTAATAGGTGTTTCAGCTGATCCACACTTCTTGTATGTTTTAAAATTGCATGTATTGTTTAGTCGCAAAACAAAAGTATACCACCAAtgtaaaaaagaagaagatggtGCCAGGTCAATGCTTTAATAACATTAATCTTTTACACGTGCCTCATTATAATATGCTGGTTTAAGCATTAAAGGAAAATACTATGGGCAAAGAAACATGCGTAACAGCGAGCTGAATGCAATGTTTAAGATAGGCGTGAGACTGAGAGTAGGAAAAATTTTCTGACCTGTAAGTTGGTTGCAACTAAGGTCAAGTTCAGTCAGCACCATAGAGGTCTCCCTAAATAATGCTTCCGGGATGGAGCCAGAAAAATTATTGTTCTGCAAGCGCAGCACCTTGAGGGAGATCACAAAATTAAACTGTGGGATATTGCCACTGAGCATATTGAAACTCGCATCAAAAACCTCAAGGCTGTCGAACAGAGGCATCGGAACACTTTCAAATAATGTCCCTGACAGCACATTGTGGCTAACATTCAGGTACTGAAGCGTGCTAACCACAGATGAGTTGTCAGAGATCGATGCCAAGGACCCCGAGAACTGGTTGCAGCTTAAATCAACATGGACTGGGCTCTGCAGCTGCACGAACACGTCGTCCAATTTGCCTGTGAAGCCATTGCCATGAAGGTCCAAGTACTTCAATTTCCTCAAATTCCGGAAACCCAACGGCAATGCACCACGGAAATCATTGGAAGAGAGATTGAGATAGCCCAAGCCTGCCAGCTTAGTCAACTCAGACGGAATTGGACCGGAGAACCTGTTGCTAGACAGATCCAGTAACTGCAGCGACACCATCGATCCCAGCTCACCCGGCAAGAACCCTTCTAGCCTGTTGTCTGACAGGGACAAGTTCCTGAGCATGGGCATCCTCGCGAGCACCGACAAGGTAGCATTCCCCACGAGACCAATGCCGTCGAACGCAATGGAAAGAATCTGGCCACCGCTGCACTCCACGCCGTGCCAGTCGACGGGGCAGCCGTCGGAGTCCAGCGCGCTGGTGGGGTTCCAGGGAACGGCCTGGCGGCGGGTCGGGTCTTGCCGGATGCCTCTGCCGAACTCCAGCAGTGCCTCCATGTCTGAACCAGCCCCCGCCGAGGCAGCCGAACAAACGGCCCAGATCGAGAGCCACAATACGACGAGCCGCATTGCAAGACGCTTCTTTGCAGCCAGGGAATCGAAGCAATGCACATGCAAGTGAGATGAATTTTTCGGAATACGGAGGTTGAGATGAAAAATGCAGTAGTAGTGTAGGGTTTAAGCCCCTTGGAACTGAGAAAGGGGATTAATTAAGGATGCAAGGTTTGAGGATCTTCAGTGTGAAAACAGAGAAATCAGGAAGGACGGAGCCAAGAAACGGACACCGCTGAAGATGTGAGCAGGCCAAGCTCGAATTTTGTCAtccaagaaaaagaaagaaatggcATTGTGCTGGTTGCTTCGTCCAAGTAAGCTAGGATTACTGACCAACAACGCGACGAGATGGCATTGACGGATCTCCAGTTCTCCACCCCGACCAGACCGAGAGAGGAGCGGTGGCCGTCGGGAGGAGGATTCGGCAGCGGCGACGCGCTAGAGCTTCCCCGTGGCAGCGCTGGGGCGAATGCGCTCCACCGAGCAAGAGGGAACTGCAGGCTGCTCCATTTGGGGGTACGATGAGAAGCAGCTGCAATGGCGTTGGCGTGTGTGGAGGCTGGAAGAGTGGGTGAGGGAGTGGATGGAGTAGTGGGAGTGTGGGGGGGACTAGCACCGCACCACTGCAAGGCCACCGCGCTGCTGGTACTGTCCGAGTGGAATCCAGGGAGACGGAGGTAGAggttgaggaggagaagagaaAGGAGCAGCTGGCCTGGAAAGGATACAGTGACCGCATTTCTTTTACACATGATTCGAGGCCACCCCTTCCCTGGCACTGTCGTCAACCAAAAAGCGTGACCGTGCAGGAAAAGGTTTGCGAATTCCTTTTGCGAGATCATCAGAAAACCGAAATTAAAAACGAAGCAGCAGTGTGCGTGCGCGTGGCTTTACTTCGCAAAGGTACCTTTTGTACACGATCGTACCTCTTATCCGAGATAACAGTAGTTTGTGTAGCCACTAGCACTAGGGACTTTTTTTAGTTTAtcctaaaaatcaaaaactttttaaaagtttttcatcacataaacattaaatatagataaaaataaaaaataatttacaatttatctataatttataagacaaatcttttaaacctagttaatttatacctggacgataattatcaaataaaaataaaaatacgataatattaaaatttaaaagttttttgaactaaacaagtcatATTCATCTCCTcttccaggccttgtttagttcacccaaaaatcaaaaagttttcaagatttcctgtcatatcgaatctttcggcacatgcatgaagtactaaatgtagacgaaaacaaaaactaattgcacagtttaactgtaaatcgcgagacgaatattttgattctagttagttcatgattagacagtatttgccacaaacaaacaaaagtattataatagcgaaatccaaaatcttttcgcatctaaacgagACCCAGTCTTCCCCGCTAGCGGGACTGTAGGAGTAGTCCAGTGCTACTTTCAACTTTTGATCGCTCAGGACTGTAGTAGGTTCTCCTCTTTGGTCTGGGTCCTATGATTTGATTTGATGTTGCTGATGAACTGTTGAGCGTGTGAAGCGTAGTACTCATATCGCCATGATTTGAGGCGAGACGACGAGGGAAGTGGCCAATCGAGTGCTAATCTCCCTTTTCCTCCCCCGCTGCATTTGCAGGCCCAGACGTCAGCTGTGGTGACACTGCCACCGAACATGCGCTGGGCTGAGGACCGTGGCGGCCTCTGGGACTGGGGACTGGCCGGCAGGCGACGGTGGCACGACGGTTGCCGGCGCACAGGGGAAGCATGGTACAGTATCTTCAGTCCTGCGCTGTGCCGCTGTCCTTGGTGACGTGGCCCCCCCGGCCCGGCTCGTGTAATCGCCAGTGTCCTCTCCTCCGACTGCTGATAATTCATGTACTGTACTGCTTGCGAGAAGAGAGAAACAAATGCTGGTTTGCGGTGGCTCCGGAGTCCACACGGACGCGGggtttttatttgtttttttttttggtcgcTTCTGCACCAAACCAACCTAACTCTGGTGCACTGATTAATTAAACCTACAGCTCGACGAACCGGACAAGTCACAAGTGGAGTAGAGAATTATTATTTCTGTGCGGTGCTTAGATCTCCCTTCATTTCTTTAGCTCTCTAGCGAAACACATTACACATGCATGGTGGTCACGCACGCTTCTCCTTCaagtaaaagaaaagaaaaagaaaggcgCCAAAATCGCTCGGCGACAGGAGCAACGAGCAGAGCATGCCGGGACGGAGCCCCCTTCCGGAGGCTACAACTACAAGACGACGCCGTGGAAAGCCACCTTGTTGGCTTCTCCGTGCGCCGTAGCAATCGTCCGGACGCGTGTGTTTCCTGCCGCTTTTGTTTGCTTTCTGGCCAGCGCGATGGCGCTCATCTACGGCCTTGTCCCCTTGCGCTGTACCGACGCCGACGCGCACAGGGCCGTGCCTGCCTTTGCCTGCGACTGTGTCGCCGCGGCCGGATCCGAGGCCATGGTGAGCTCCGGAGCCCGGAGGAGGGATCGGTGATCGTCAGGGCTCAGGGATGTTGCCCGTGGCCGGCCTTTTATccatagccttgtttagttcccaaaaattttttaaaaatttttcagattcctcgtcacatcgaatctttaaccgtatgtatggagtattaaatatagatacaaataaaaactaattgcacagtttggtcggaattgactagacgaatcttttaaacctagttagtccataattagacaatatttgtcaaatacaaacgaaagtgctagtattcctattttgtaaattttttggaagtaaacaaggtccATGATGACAACATTAGGATTCCACGATCTTGCTCTGTTGCTAGTAGTACTACTGTACTACTAGTACTAGATAACCTCGTGCAAACGAACAAGCCGGCCGCTGGTAGTGCTGGGATGAATGGTGGACTGGTAGTACAAATCGTGGCGCCGGGAAGCTAGTGGACGCAGTCGGGCCGGGACAGGCGCTGCCCATGACCCTGAGCGCACAAATGATTACGGCAAGAGCACAGGCTCATGGGCGCAATCAGGACAAATCACTGAGCATCGCGCAGAAATGCTAGTATACTATTACTGCCTTTTTTTTGGTTGAAACGAACGAAATATGCTATTCCTGTAGCAGGAGTAATTTATTTCCAGGCTAGTAGGAGTACTACTAGGCATCGATCGCACCGCACGGGACGGGAGCGTGAGCTCGAGTGCACGCAGTGGCGCCCGCAGCAGCCTCCCCCGTCATtgttaaggccagtctcaatgcccCGTTTCAatacactgtttccaaaacaaatctgtTGATAGAGCATTAATA contains:
- the LOC110433418 gene encoding guanylate kinase 2, chloroplastic/mitochondrial, with product MLLARRFSCALARAPSLVRGRPLPPCAARTTPPAPRRLMSSSSAGWQHSSHRPPPPPPPPPHPGADKDQLFRGLEAALGTTFSSEPLAPPPQPMILVISGPSGVGKDAVIKRLQEEREGIHFVVTATSRAMRPGEVDGKDYYFVSKEEFLTMIERDELLEYALVYGEYKGIPKQQIRDYMAKGCDIVLRVDIQGAATLRQILGESAVFIFLVAESEEALVKRLIHRKTETSDMLLVRVATAREEVKRMKNFDYVVVNAEGKLEEAVKQVESIIDAEKAKIHKRHVNI
- the LOC8055909 gene encoding probable inactive receptor kinase At5g10020, which gives rise to MRLVVLWLSIWAVCSAASAGAGSDMEALLEFGRGIRQDPTRRQAVPWNPTSALDSDGCPVDWHGVECSGGQILSIAFDGIGLVGNATLSVLARMPMLRNLSLSDNRLEGFLPGELGSMVSLQLLDLSSNRFSGPIPSELTKLAGLGYLNLSSNDFRGALPLGFRNLRKLKYLDLHGNGFTGKLDDVFVQLQSPVHVDLSCNQFSGSLASISDNSSVVSTLQYLNVSHNVLSGTLFESVPMPLFDSLEVFDASFNMLSGNIPQFNFVISLKVLRLQNNNFSGSIPEALFRETSMVLTELDLSCNQLTGPIRRVTTTNLKYLNLSHNSLQGTLPITFGSCSVVDLSGNMLYGNLSVARTWGNYLQMVDLSSNRLTGSWPNETTQFLRLTSLRISNNLLSGELPVVLGTYPELISVDLSLNELHGPLPGSLFTAVKLTFLNLSGNSFAGTLPLRNSDTKNSTSIDLSILPVQTSNLSYVDLSSNFLNGPLPMGIGDLSALTLLNLRQNNFTGQIPRTITKLKNLLFIDLSSNNFNGSIPDGLPDDLVEFNVSYNNLSGSVPSNLLKFPDSSFHPGNELLVLPRSESPNGSDKSDQGRHGLKRGILYALIICVVVFVTGIIVLLLVHWKINSWKSSDKGTGQGKQHVTQGQSGQSQRSAETSTSEMQDVTLGSSPSAEYGAVPLPGKERQHEAQDVSIEAAYFNEPAGSSALKDSTKSLMPSLSSSPPDAHSQHHHSILRVHSPDKLVGDLHLFDNSVVFTAEELSRAPAEIIGRSCHGTSYKATLDNGYMLTVKWLKEGFAKSKKEFSREIKKLGSVKHSNIVPLRGYYWGPKEHERIMISDYVDATSLSTYLSEFDERNLPPLSVGQRLNIAIDIARCIDYLHNERVIPHGNIKSSNVLIQNPTPSALVTDYSLHRLMTPIGMAEQVLNAGALGYSPPEFSSTSKPCPSLKSDVYAFGVILLELLTGKIAGEIICMNDGVVDLTDWVRMLALEERVSECYDRHITDVESSEGTPNALDGMLRIAIRCIRSASERPEIRTVFEDLLSLSS